In Bradyrhizobium sp. 170, the DNA window CACATAGAGGTGCTGATACCATTTTACGGAATGGTGACCGCCTGTCGTTGCTGCTGCTGTTGCCATATCTCATTCCTTCCCTAGAAACTGTTTCTCAGTCCGAATGCGCAACCCCAGGCGTAACCCTGTTGCGGTACCAACTGACCGCGCCACCATGAAGCGGAATGAAATTGTTGCGCGTGATGTTCGAGGGGATCGTTTCCGCCGCCGCCGGATGAAATTCGACCATCCGCTCGTTATTGGCGAACACTGTGTCGACGATGGCTGTGACCAGGTCGTCCGGCAAATCCTTGTGCGCAACGGCAAAGTTGAACAGGCCGACCGTGTCGTAACGGCGCCGCAAGGTAGGATACGAACCCGCCGCAACAACGGATGCGGAGAGTTCCGGCATCGTCAGGCGCAGCGTTGCGATCTCCTGCCGCGTGAGAGGGAGGTAGCGCACCTTCGCCTTTCGCTCGATATCGATAAGCATCGGAACCGGTACGCCGGCCCCAACCGCGAGCGCATCGATGCTTCGCGCCAACGACTTCTCCGCGAGCTCCGCCCAATCGCCGTGAACTACGGTGGCCTCGATCTTCAGCGTCTTGAGGAACTCGGGAAAGTAGGTGGCGGTGGTGCCGCCTTCGGGCCCGACACCGATACGTTTGCCGGCGAATTCGGCAAACGATTGAATCGGCGAGTCACTGAGCACCTGAAACTGAAACGGCGTATCATACATCGCGAACATGACGCGCATGTTTCGGTATTGCCGCCCATCGGTCCAGGCAGCGCTGGCGTTCCAGGCTTGCAACGCCACGCCTTGTGTGACGAAGGCCAGTTGAATTTCACCGGTCTCAAGCAGCTTGATATTCTCAATCGGGCCGCCGGTTGGTCGCGCTACTACCGCGATGCCGAGTTCTCGCGAGAGCAATCGGGCCAGCCCTTCGCCGTAGGCGTAATAGGTGCCGCCTTCCGACGCGGTGCCGAGAGTGAGCACCTGGGGCCAATGCGCCTCCGCCGCCGACGCCAACTTGGGCGGAAGCAGAAATGCGAGAAGGATAAGAATTCGCCACGCTCTTGAAACCATGACTGTCTCCTTCGTCTCAACCGCGGCGTCACTTTTTCTTTTGTGGCGGAAGGTCCGTGCAGTGGCCCTCGAACACCTCGGCCGCCATGCCGATGGACTCTCCGAGTGTCGGGTGCGGATGAATGGTCTTGCCGATATCGGCCGGCTCGCAGCCCATCTCGATCGCAAGGCAGACCTCGCTGATAAGATCGCCGGCATGCGTCCCGACGATGCCTCCACCGACGACGCGGTGCGTCGTGGTGTCGAACAGCAGCTTGGTAAAACCCTCGTCGCGGCCATTGGCGATGGCGCGGCCGGAGGCTGCCCATGGAAAGACCGCCTTGCCGACCTTGAGCCCCTCGGCCTTGCACTGCTCTTCTGTCTTGCCGGCCCAGGCGACTTCAGGATCGGTGTAGGCGACGGAAGGAATTTGCCGCGCGTCGAAGTACGACTTCAAGCCATGCGCGACTTCCGCGGCCACATGGGCCTCATGCACCGCCTTGTGCGCCAGCATCGGCTGGCCGACGATGTCTCCGATCGCGAAGATGTGCGCCACGTTGGTGCGCATCTGCTTGTCGACGTCGATGAAGCCTCGCTCGGTCACCGCGATACCGGCCTTCTCGGCGCCAATCTTCTTGCCATTCGGGCTGCGGCCGACCGACACGAGAACGAGGTCATAGATCTGTGGCCCGGCAGGCGCCTGCTCGCCCTCGAAACTCACCTCGATCCCGGCGTCCGTCGCCTTCGCGCCTACCGTTTTGGTCCTCAGCATGACCTTGTCGAAACGGCCGGCGTTCATCTTCTCCCAGACCTTGACCAGATCACGGTCGGCTCCCTGCATCAGGCCGTCGAGCATTTCGACAACGTCGATGTGCACGCCAAGCGTCGAATAGACCGTCGCCATTTCCAAACCGATGATGCCGCCACCGATCACCAGCATGCGCTTGGGGATCGATTTCAGCTGCAGCGCGCCGGTCGAATCGACGATGCGCGGATCCTCAGGCAGAAACGGCAGTTTCACGGCCTGGCTGCCGGCAGCGATGATGGCGTTGGCGAACTTGACCGTCTTCTTGCCTGCGGCCGAGACAATCTCGAGATGATGCGGGTCGAGGAAGGCACCGACGCCGGTCACGACCTCGACCTTGCGAGCCTTCGCCATGCCGGCAAGGCCGCCCGTCAACTTCTTGATCACGCCATCCTTGAACGCGCGCAGCTTGCCGAGGTCGATCTGCGGCGGGCCAAAGGAAATTCCATGGTCGGGAAGATGCCTGACTTCGTCGACCACGGACGCGGTATGCAGCAGCGCCTTGCTCGGGATACAGCCGACGTTGAGACACACGCCTCCGAGCGTGTCGTAACGCTCGACCAGCACGGTCTTCATGCCGAGATCGGCGGCGCGGAAGGCGGCTGAGTAGCCACCGGGACCGGCGCCCAGCACCAGTATGTCGCATTCAATGTCCGCCTTTCCGGCATAGGATGCCGCAGCAGGTGCACTTGGTGGCGGCGCGGCCGCGGCCGGCTGCGGTGCCGGCGCGGCCTTTGGCGCAGCAGCGGCGCCTGTGGCCTCCAGCACGAGGATGGTTGATCCTTCGTTCACCTTGTCGTCGACCTTGACCCTGACCTCCTTGACGACGCCGGCATGCGAAGACGGAATCTCCATCGACGCCTTATCGGACTCGACCATGATGAGGCTGGTGTCGACCGCGACGGTCTCGCCGGGCTTCACCATGACCTCGATCACCGCGACGTCCTTGAAGTCACCGATATCGGGGACCTTCACTTCGATCTGCTGAGCCATGCTGCTTCCCCCGATCTCAGAACAGCACGCGCCGCAAATCGGCGAGCACGTTGGCGAAGTAGACGTTGAAACGCGCGGCCGCCGCACCGTCGATGACGCGGTGGTCCCAGGACAGCGACAGCGGCAGCGTCAGCCGCCAGTTCGATGTCTTGCCGTCGGAGGAGTGCTGCTTCCAGTAACCCTTGCAGACGCCCATGATGGCGACTTCGGGCGCGTTGATGATCGGCGTGAAATAGATGCCGCCGATGCCGCCGAGCGAGGAGATCGAGAAAGTCCCGCCCTGCATCTGGTCGGGCTTGATCTTGCCTTCGCGCGCGACCTTGGCGAGGGCGTTCATCTCCTTGGCGATTTCGGGCACCGATTTCTTGTCGGCGTCGCGGATCACGGGCACCATCAGGCCATTCGGCGTATCAGCGGCAAAGCCGATGTGCCAGTAGTTCTTGTAGACGAGCGTGTCGCCGTCGAGGCTGGCATTGAATTCCGGGAATTTCTGCAGCGTCGCTACCGCGGCCTTCACCATGAACGGCAGGAGCGAGAGTTTTACACCGCTCTTCTCCAGCTCCTTGTTCATCTGGACCCGGAATTGTTCGAGATCGGTGATATCAGCCTCGTCGTGGGTTGTGACGTGCGGAATGACGACCCAGTTGCGGTGAAGATTGGCCGCCGAAATCTTCTTGATGCGGCCGAGCTCCTTGCGCTCGACCGGCCCGTACTTCGCAAAATCGACCTTGGGCCAGGGCAGAAGGTCGATGCCGCCGACGCCGCCTCCGCTTGCGGCCGCTGCTTGCGGCTTGGCCGGCGCCGCTCCGCCTTTGCCGAAGGCCTCGACGTCTTCGCGCAGAATACGGCCGTGATTGCCCGAGCCCTTGACCTTGCCGAGATCGACTCCCCGTTCGCGCGCCAGCTTGCGCACGGCCGGACCGGCATAGGCGAGCGCGAAACTTCTTTCGTCAAAGGCGCCGACCACCGCCGTTCCAGCGGCGGTGGCCGACGAGGACGCAGGCGGCGACACGGGAGCGATGTCGGCCTGCAAAGGTGATGCTCCAGTTGCCAGCGATAGGATGATCGAGCCCTCGCTGACCTTGTCACCGGTTTTGACCTTGATCTCGCGCACGGTGCCCGAGAGAGGCGCCGGCACTTCCATCGTCGCCTTGTCCGACTCGAGCGCGATCAGCGGATCCTCCGCTTTCACGCTGTCGCCGGCCCTTACGAAGATCTCGATGACCGGAACGTCCTTGAAGTCGCCGATATCGGGGACTCGCACCTCGGCGACTCCAGCCGGTGCGTTGACCGGCGATGGCGGAGCACTGACTACAGGGCGCGCCTCGGCCTGCTCCGCGCCGGCGCCCTCGAACTGCACAACCACCGTGCCTTCGCTGACC includes these proteins:
- a CDS encoding TAXI family TRAP transporter solute-binding subunit — protein: MVSRAWRILILLAFLLPPKLASAAEAHWPQVLTLGTASEGGTYYAYGEGLARLLSRELGIAVVARPTGGPIENIKLLETGEIQLAFVTQGVALQAWNASAAWTDGRQYRNMRVMFAMYDTPFQFQVLSDSPIQSFAEFAGKRIGVGPEGGTTATYFPEFLKTLKIEATVVHGDWAELAEKSLARSIDALAVGAGVPVPMLIDIERKAKVRYLPLTRQEIATLRLTMPELSASVVAAGSYPTLRRRYDTVGLFNFAVAHKDLPDDLVTAIVDTVFANNERMVEFHPAAAETIPSNITRNNFIPLHGGAVSWYRNRVTPGVAHSD
- the lpdA gene encoding dihydrolipoyl dehydrogenase; translated protein: MAQQIEVKVPDIGDFKDVAVIEVMVKPGETVAVDTSLIMVESDKASMEIPSSHAGVVKEVRVKVDDKVNEGSTILVLEATGAAAAPKAAPAPQPAAAAPPPSAPAAASYAGKADIECDILVLGAGPGGYSAAFRAADLGMKTVLVERYDTLGGVCLNVGCIPSKALLHTASVVDEVRHLPDHGISFGPPQIDLGKLRAFKDGVIKKLTGGLAGMAKARKVEVVTGVGAFLDPHHLEIVSAAGKKTVKFANAIIAAGSQAVKLPFLPEDPRIVDSTGALQLKSIPKRMLVIGGGIIGLEMATVYSTLGVHIDVVEMLDGLMQGADRDLVKVWEKMNAGRFDKVMLRTKTVGAKATDAGIEVSFEGEQAPAGPQIYDLVLVSVGRSPNGKKIGAEKAGIAVTERGFIDVDKQMRTNVAHIFAIGDIVGQPMLAHKAVHEAHVAAEVAHGLKSYFDARQIPSVAYTDPEVAWAGKTEEQCKAEGLKVGKAVFPWAASGRAIANGRDEGFTKLLFDTTTHRVVGGGIVGTHAGDLISEVCLAIEMGCEPADIGKTIHPHPTLGESIGMAAEVFEGHCTDLPPQKKK
- a CDS encoding dihydrolipoyllysine-residue acetyltransferase, whose product is MSGLIDIKVPDIGDFKDVPVIEVFVKPGDRVKAEDPLVSLESDKATMEVPSPRDGMVKSVVVKVGDKVSEGTVVVQFEGAGAEQAEARPVVSAPPSPVNAPAGVAEVRVPDIGDFKDVPVIEIFVRAGDSVKAEDPLIALESDKATMEVPAPLSGTVREIKVKTGDKVSEGSIILSLATGASPLQADIAPVSPPASSSATAAGTAVVGAFDERSFALAYAGPAVRKLARERGVDLGKVKGSGNHGRILREDVEAFGKGGAAPAKPQAAAASGGGVGGIDLLPWPKVDFAKYGPVERKELGRIKKISAANLHRNWVVIPHVTTHDEADITDLEQFRVQMNKELEKSGVKLSLLPFMVKAAVATLQKFPEFNASLDGDTLVYKNYWHIGFAADTPNGLMVPVIRDADKKSVPEIAKEMNALAKVAREGKIKPDQMQGGTFSISSLGGIGGIYFTPIINAPEVAIMGVCKGYWKQHSSDGKTSNWRLTLPLSLSWDHRVIDGAAAARFNVYFANVLADLRRVLF